A genomic window from Methanovulcanius yangii includes:
- a CDS encoding VOC family protein: protein MTLNDPPERPVFGGFVLFVTDIARSRAVYEGCFGQIPALETERMVSYKSGLAVWEAEYARTVLYGDPMSGMGTATRHGAEVWFECDDLAPCLHAVTCEGLTFLHPVREEPWGQMTFRCFDPDGHLIEVGETVAGFIGRMHREGMSVAAIAEKTGVAEPVIEEVLGGK from the coding sequence ATGACACTGAATGACCCACCAGAGAGGCCCGTCTTCGGCGGCTTCGTCCTCTTCGTGACCGACATCGCCCGCTCGCGGGCGGTGTACGAAGGGTGCTTCGGGCAGATTCCGGCGCTCGAGACGGAGCGGATGGTCTCCTATAAAAGCGGTCTTGCCGTCTGGGAGGCGGAGTACGCCCGCACCGTCCTCTACGGCGACCCCATGTCCGGAATGGGGACCGCGACCCGCCACGGGGCGGAGGTCTGGTTCGAATGCGACGACCTTGCGCCCTGCCTCCATGCGGTGACCTGTGAGGGGCTCACCTTCCTCCATCCCGTCCGGGAGGAGCCGTGGGGCCAGATGACCTTCCGCTGCTTCGACCCCGACGGCCATCTCATCGAGGTCGGGGAGACCGTGGCGGGCTTCATCGGGCGGATGCACAGGGAAGGAATGAGTGTCGCGGCGATTGCGGAGAAGACCGGCGTGGCAGAACCGGTGATAGAAGAGGTGCTGGGCGGGAAGTAG
- a CDS encoding pyridoxal phosphate-dependent aminotransferase → MKTLSAKVGAIAPSATIEISDRAARMRAGGIDVIALSIGEPDFDTPAHITEACIDALRRGETHYAPSPGIPALRQAIAEKLATENGIPCTAGQVVVGCGAKSSVYETCEAVLNPGDEVILMDPSWVSYEPCVQLAGATAVHYMVREEDFQPDDRLLEAVTDKSKMIVINSPSNPSGAVMTKASLGLVKDVAEDHDLIVMSDEIYEKLIYDREHLSIAAMGDMHERTVTINGFSKAYAMTGWRVGYAAGPDAIIRQMIKVQQHTMSHTATFAMFGALAALTGDQTPVEEMRREFDRRRRFVMETLAGMGLHAAPADGAFYAYVKVEGDDMAVASRWLDEAHVAVTPGTAFGTPGWLRLSYAASMERLDEALGRIRALDG, encoded by the coding sequence ATGAAGACACTCTCGGCAAAGGTGGGGGCCATCGCCCCCTCGGCAACGATCGAGATATCGGACCGGGCAGCCAGAATGCGGGCCGGGGGCATCGATGTGATCGCCCTTTCCATCGGCGAACCGGACTTCGACACCCCGGCCCATATCACCGAGGCCTGCATCGACGCCCTCCGGCGGGGGGAGACGCACTACGCCCCCTCCCCCGGCATCCCGGCGCTTCGGCAGGCGATCGCGGAGAAGCTTGCGACCGAAAACGGCATCCCCTGCACCGCCGGTCAGGTCGTCGTCGGCTGCGGGGCGAAGTCCTCCGTGTACGAGACCTGCGAGGCCGTCCTCAACCCCGGCGACGAGGTGATCCTCATGGACCCCTCGTGGGTGAGCTATGAGCCCTGCGTCCAGCTCGCGGGCGCCACCGCCGTCCATTACATGGTCCGCGAGGAGGACTTCCAGCCCGACGACCGGCTGTTGGAGGCCGTCACCGACAAGTCGAAGATGATCGTCATCAACAGCCCCTCCAACCCCTCCGGGGCCGTGATGACGAAGGCGTCCCTCGGGCTCGTCAAGGACGTCGCCGAGGACCATGACCTCATCGTGATGTCGGACGAGATATACGAGAAGCTCATCTACGACCGCGAGCACCTCTCCATCGCCGCGATGGGCGACATGCACGAGCGGACCGTCACCATCAACGGCTTTTCGAAGGCCTACGCGATGACCGGCTGGCGGGTCGGCTATGCCGCAGGACCGGATGCGATCATCAGACAGATGATCAAGGTCCAGCAGCACACGATGAGCCACACGGCAACCTTCGCGATGTTCGGCGCCCTTGCCGCCCTCACCGGCGACCAGACTCCCGTGGAGGAGATGCGCCGCGAGTTCGACCGCCGCCGCCGCTTCGTGATGGAGACGCTTGCGGGCATGGGCCTGCACGCGGCCCCTGCAGACGGCGCCTTCTACGCCTACGTGAAGGTCGAGGGCGACGACATGGCCGTCGCCTCCCGGTGGCTCGATGAGGCCCACGTCGCCGTCACCCCGGGCACCGCCTTCGGAACCCCCGGATGGCTGCGCCTCTCGTACGCCGCCTCGATGGAACGGCTTGACGAGGCCCTCGGACGCATCCGTGCGCTCGACGGCTAA
- the ribC gene encoding riboflavin synthase has protein sequence MKVGVVDTTFARYNMGAAAVDELKRHAAVAIQRVTVPGIKDLPVACKKLIEEEGCDIVMALGMPGGKEKDRLCAHEASQGLIQCQLMTNTHIIEVFVHEDEAKDDKELAWLAEQRSREHAVNAVRLILYPDALIKEAGTGQRQGFEDAGPAR, from the coding sequence ATGAAGGTCGGCGTCGTCGACACCACGTTCGCCCGCTACAATATGGGCGCCGCCGCCGTGGACGAGCTCAAGCGGCACGCGGCGGTCGCAATACAGCGGGTGACCGTGCCGGGCATCAAGGACCTCCCCGTGGCCTGCAAGAAGCTCATCGAGGAGGAGGGCTGCGATATCGTCATGGCGCTCGGGATGCCGGGCGGAAAGGAGAAGGACCGCCTCTGCGCCCACGAGGCCTCGCAGGGCCTCATCCAGTGCCAGCTGATGACGAACACCCACATCATCGAGGTCTTCGTCCACGAGGACGAGGCGAAGGACGACAAGGAACTGGCATGGCTCGCCGAGCAGCGCTCCCGCGAGCACGCCGTCAACGCCGTCCGCCTCATCCTCTACCCCGATGCCCTCATAAAAGAGGCCGGCACCGGCCAGCGGCAGGGCTTCGAGGACGCGGGGCCGGCGCGATAA
- the ribH gene encoding 6,7-dimethyl-8-ribityllumazine synthase — MAIKLGFVVAEFNRDLTYMMEIEGEEHAKFLGADVTEKIYVPGAYDMPLAIKKMLMNGNVDAVVTIGCVIEGATQHDEIVVQHASRKIIDLSLEYNKPVTLGISGPGMTRLEAHQRIDYARRAVESAVKLVQRLA, encoded by the coding sequence ATGGCAATAAAACTCGGATTCGTCGTCGCGGAGTTCAACCGTGACCTGACCTATATGATGGAGATCGAAGGCGAGGAGCACGCAAAGTTCCTCGGTGCGGACGTGACGGAGAAGATCTACGTCCCCGGCGCCTACGACATGCCGCTTGCGATCAAGAAGATGCTCATGAACGGCAACGTGGATGCAGTCGTCACCATCGGCTGCGTGATCGAGGGTGCCACCCAGCACGACGAGATCGTCGTCCAGCACGCATCCCGGAAGATCATCGACCTCTCCCTCGAGTACAACAAGCCGGTCACCCTCGGCATCTCCGGTCCCGGCATGACCCGCCTCGAGGCCCACCAGCGTATCGATTACGCCCGCCGTGCCGTCGAATCCGCCGTCAAACTCGTCCAGCGATTGGCATGA
- a CDS encoding arsenate reductase ArsC has product MSRPPKHAKKVLFVCTYNSIRSPMAEGLLNARGDGVWSAESAGVYPSGVDPGVVAVLAEAGIDISGHRSRSVGSCSGPYDLVVFMSPSVREACYALPDATEYITADIPVPAVLGKDGLDGYRKNMKDVKKWIDANIN; this is encoded by the coding sequence ATGTCACGACCGCCGAAACACGCCAAAAAGGTCCTCTTCGTCTGCACCTACAACTCGATTCGCTCCCCCATGGCAGAGGGGCTTCTCAACGCCCGCGGGGACGGGGTATGGTCGGCGGAGAGTGCGGGCGTCTACCCCTCCGGGGTCGACCCCGGCGTCGTCGCCGTGCTGGCGGAGGCGGGCATCGACATCTCCGGCCACCGCTCACGGTCCGTCGGCTCCTGCTCCGGCCCCTATGACCTCGTGGTCTTCATGTCCCCCTCCGTGCGCGAGGCGTGTTACGCGCTTCCCGACGCGACGGAGTATATTACCGCAGATATCCCTGTTCCGGCAGTTTTGGGAAAGGATGGGCTTGATGGGTATCGAAAAAACATGAAAGACGTTAAAAAATGGATAGATGCGAATATAAACTAA
- a CDS encoding YIP1 family protein: MGTYRDLLINPRAFFDGMFTGEKPDLKIPVAIVVVLALLSGVTAMTVSSVTAQLMPADLAGMGTVMSAIGFIAAFIMSFLMWIIWAAVFHGISALRGGKGSFSNTLAVAGYGLAPQIISGAIGAVFSWWYFSGVTVPVVTDPLQIQAVVEEMMAAPELMAISAIGMVFLVWSANIWIFGLMEARRIGAKDAAIAVLIPVAVSVAFTLWQFIG, from the coding sequence ATGGGAACCTATCGTGATCTCCTCATAAACCCCCGTGCCTTCTTTGACGGGATGTTTACCGGGGAGAAACCTGACCTGAAGATACCTGTTGCAATCGTCGTGGTGCTGGCCCTTCTCAGCGGCGTGACCGCGATGACGGTCTCGTCCGTCACCGCCCAGCTCATGCCTGCTGACCTTGCCGGGATGGGGACGGTCATGAGCGCCATCGGGTTCATTGCGGCCTTCATCATGTCATTTCTGATGTGGATCATCTGGGCGGCGGTCTTCCACGGGATATCCGCTCTTCGTGGGGGGAAGGGGAGCTTTTCCAACACCCTTGCCGTAGCCGGCTACGGGCTTGCCCCGCAGATCATCTCCGGGGCCATCGGTGCCGTCTTCTCGTGGTGGTACTTCTCCGGCGTCACGGTGCCGGTGGTGACCGATCCCCTGCAGATACAGGCGGTCGTCGAAGAGATGATGGCGGCACCGGAACTGATGGCCATCTCTGCCATCGGCATGGTCTTCCTCGTCTGGAGCGCCAATATCTGGATATTCGGGCTCATGGAGGCACGGCGCATCGGGGCAAAGGATGCGGCAATCGCCGTTCTCATCCCGGTCGCGGTCTCCGTGGCCTTTACTCTCTGGCAGTTCATCGGGTGA
- a CDS encoding pyridoxal-phosphate-dependent aminotransferase family protein, whose amino-acid sequence MENESLLMMPGPVPMPERVRLAMARQAINHRGAEFGEIMDGLSVMLKEIFCTENDVLLISGSGTAGMEAAISNFCQKRSVVSLANGKFGDRLYRIALRYTDKATLLAAEDYGMPLPLAALEEALEEGAEVVTMVHNETSAGIMNPAEEVGKMAKKHGALFIMDGITSIGADIVLPDRWGVDVAVMGSQKCLAAPAGIAGISVSAKAWEMQCENPPFYLDLPAYKKNADKSMTPYTPAVPIFLALHEACKIVLEEGMEARITRHRMLAAACRAAVAEWGLEMYPTLDDLHAYSNTATAVKYPAGITDADVRGRVKSMGVEFSGGQDHLKGRIFRIGTMGATNAPELLGTLAMIQGALSAAGYTPKGDGVSAACEVLFE is encoded by the coding sequence ATGGAAAACGAATCACTTCTCATGATGCCGGGCCCGGTCCCGATGCCCGAACGCGTACGCCTTGCCATGGCACGGCAGGCAATCAACCACCGCGGCGCCGAATTCGGCGAGATCATGGACGGCCTCTCCGTGATGCTGAAGGAGATCTTCTGCACGGAGAACGACGTCCTCCTGATCTCCGGCTCCGGGACGGCGGGGATGGAGGCAGCGATCAGCAACTTCTGCCAGAAGCGCTCCGTCGTCTCGCTTGCAAACGGCAAGTTCGGCGACCGCCTCTACCGGATTGCGCTGCGGTACACCGATAAGGCGACGCTTCTTGCAGCGGAGGACTACGGCATGCCCCTGCCCCTTGCCGCCCTTGAAGAGGCGCTCGAGGAGGGTGCCGAAGTGGTGACGATGGTCCACAACGAGACCTCGGCGGGGATCATGAATCCGGCAGAAGAAGTCGGAAAGATGGCCAAGAAGCACGGGGCGCTCTTCATCATGGACGGGATCACCTCCATCGGCGCGGATATCGTCCTCCCCGACAGGTGGGGCGTCGACGTCGCCGTGATGGGCTCCCAGAAGTGCCTCGCCGCACCGGCGGGCATTGCCGGGATATCGGTCTCCGCAAAGGCATGGGAGATGCAGTGCGAAAACCCGCCCTTCTACCTCGACCTCCCTGCATACAAGAAGAACGCGGACAAGTCGATGACGCCGTACACCCCTGCGGTCCCGATCTTCCTTGCACTCCATGAGGCCTGCAAAATCGTCCTCGAGGAGGGTATGGAGGCCCGGATCACCCGGCACCGGATGCTTGCGGCCGCCTGCCGCGCCGCCGTCGCCGAGTGGGGCCTCGAGATGTACCCGACGCTCGATGATCTGCATGCGTACTCGAACACTGCGACCGCCGTGAAGTACCCGGCAGGGATCACCGACGCCGACGTCCGCGGCAGGGTGAAGAGCATGGGTGTCGAGTTCTCCGGCGGGCAGGACCACCTGAAGGGCAGGATCTTCCGGATAGGGACGATGGGCGCAACGAACGCACCCGAACTTCTGGGGACGCTTGCGATGATCCAGGGCGCACTTTCCGCGGCCGGCTATACCCCCAAGGGTGACGGGGTATCGGCCGCCTGCGAGGTGCTCTTCGAATGA
- a CDS encoding arsenate reductase ArsC: MTKQKVLFVCNHNAGRSQMAEAYLNARYGDRYEAYSAGNSPSSRMNEYTLRVMAEAGIPMDGHAPKPLDGLKAERFAVAARLCNCADTCPLLPPADRVLDMLFPDPSQFYGSDDEIMRGFREVRDLVFAWVDETFGDADD; encoded by the coding sequence ATGACGAAGCAAAAGGTCCTGTTTGTCTGCAACCACAATGCCGGCCGCTCGCAGATGGCCGAGGCGTATCTCAACGCCCGGTACGGCGACCGGTACGAGGCATACTCCGCCGGAAATTCACCGAGCAGCCGGATGAACGAGTACACCCTGCGGGTGATGGCCGAGGCAGGCATCCCGATGGACGGGCATGCTCCCAAACCGCTGGACGGGTTGAAGGCAGAGCGCTTCGCCGTGGCCGCCCGCCTCTGCAACTGTGCGGACACCTGCCCCCTCCTCCCGCCGGCAGACCGGGTACTGGACATGCTCTTCCCCGATCCGTCACAGTTCTACGGCTCGGATGACGAGATCATGCGGGGATTCCGTGAGGTGCGCGACCTCGTCTTCGCGTGGGTCGATGAGACGTTCGGTGATGCGGATGACTGA
- a CDS encoding CARDB domain-containing protein, whose protein sequence is MKGYVYLLCAVILLGLLTGPAAAQLTPAEEASQLAVTAYEVDPAVFIYGDTGTIKVTVTNTGTTPVAISRVKLYSNDLSVYDDGNYDSVGTIGAGNSLAFTFTVVADTLDGIYYPFFYVDLRDAGSLRYRIPVTVDSTGLTASVMSKPDVFSPGKKEEITILVGNPRENTVNAVEVVPIKNGYTTVQTASFIGTLVPDQAAEVTFEATPSEETVMTFAVNYRNGINDHQTLVDVPVVFGEDKKRAEIVLNNIVVESSGTSYMVTGDVTNAGLEDAKSVVITVAEPGIPVDPYRSYVVGALEPDDFAGFEVTFDAEPGEEVPLVAIYKDVDGNIYEDEILLTTGAKVSDSRPVADSGMPVLWIGLVIVIVAVVGGIIFYSWKKR, encoded by the coding sequence ATGAAGGGATATGTGTATCTTCTGTGTGCGGTGATCCTCCTCGGCCTCCTGACCGGGCCTGCAGCGGCGCAGCTCACTCCCGCCGAGGAGGCCTCGCAGCTTGCGGTCACCGCCTATGAGGTCGACCCCGCCGTCTTCATCTACGGCGACACCGGTACGATCAAGGTTACAGTGACGAACACGGGCACAACGCCGGTTGCGATCTCGCGCGTCAAGCTCTACTCCAACGACCTCTCGGTCTATGATGACGGAAACTACGACTCCGTGGGGACCATCGGGGCGGGCAACAGTCTCGCCTTCACCTTCACGGTCGTCGCGGACACATTGGACGGCATCTACTACCCGTTCTTCTACGTGGATCTCCGCGATGCCGGCAGCCTGCGCTATCGCATCCCCGTGACCGTCGACTCCACCGGCCTGACGGCGTCGGTCATGTCGAAGCCGGATGTCTTCTCGCCGGGCAAGAAGGAGGAGATCACCATCCTCGTCGGCAATCCCCGCGAGAATACGGTGAATGCCGTGGAAGTGGTCCCGATCAAAAACGGGTACACCACCGTCCAGACGGCCTCCTTCATCGGCACCCTCGTCCCCGACCAGGCGGCGGAAGTGACCTTCGAGGCGACCCCATCGGAGGAGACGGTGATGACGTTCGCCGTCAACTACCGAAACGGGATCAATGACCACCAGACCCTCGTGGATGTCCCCGTCGTCTTCGGCGAGGACAAGAAACGGGCGGAGATCGTCCTGAACAACATCGTCGTCGAATCCTCCGGCACCTCGTACATGGTCACCGGGGATGTAACGAACGCGGGCCTCGAGGATGCAAAATCGGTCGTCATCACCGTTGCGGAGCCCGGCATCCCCGTCGATCCCTACCGCTCCTACGTGGTCGGCGCCCTTGAGCCTGACGACTTCGCCGGGTTCGAGGTGACCTTCGATGCAGAACCCGGCGAGGAGGTGCCGCTCGTCGCCATCTACAAGGATGTGGACGGCAATATCTACGAGGACGAGATCCTCCTGACGACCGGTGCCAAGGTGAGCGATTCCCGGCCGGTCGCCGACTCCGGGATGCCGGTTCTCTGGATCGGCCTTGTCATCGTGATCGTCGCCGTCGTGGGCGGCATCATATTCTACTCATGGAAGAAGCGATAG
- a CDS encoding PAS domain-containing protein — protein sequence MSDTISWHSGTPDGMALFSDIATSFLEAPAGEGIYDLIADAVTTLCPGCYVMVSRIEEEKRLLSLQALGGNPEVIQKFLGDLGMEGLTAVVSLPQERINALKKETVITVPPSLASVTNHFIPAGLCKKFDRVLDIGTIRIISFVWKGRLYGAAPIICPRGACLPEPTVLKAFARMVSVSLQRLEAESQLILAEKKYRTLADHASAIILQTDENLIIRYANRHAVERLGWGEEELVGSSFADLIAYEENDDTGRKEHLQRAIREGERDLEGEQCFTSADGDRICLAWRASLGYGDDGSFTWLSWTALDVTDARRSERALRESREQLRMVTDGSFDGIISSDIGGTITYASPSSERILGIPMTKILGANCIALFPPDRQGRAEQIFAKIVAGEVFEGIRFPYRRPDGSEILVELNSGPIFRDDKSVGAMAVVRDISAMERAQRAELEVQYTTSLLSASLRNTPLGMALFHLTADGVQVADWNHSMAKILGWQPEEIVGKMLGEVIPVRVADAIYDALAEIAWFQRPGVVRSLCGTATGQRVNLNWFHNPFTDPRDGEQYVMSLAEDMTEVEQARRALEDSEKQYRRTIDALAELVFVVDRELRVRVSNRAFTRWLENLGHRGEITGRTITDVLPFSTTKECTRIEQVFALAEPLDTVEEVSLGEIHWIMAVNRVPVIRNGTVVEVAVLMRDITAVHELEILKREAFEQIERNMEQFAILNDHIRNPLQGILGICELDGIEHYDLIYKHVKEIDAIIRRLDIGYLESEKIREFLRKHYGMLDA from the coding sequence GTGAGCGATACAATATCATGGCATTCGGGAACACCCGATGGGATGGCCCTCTTCTCGGACATCGCCACTTCATTTCTCGAAGCCCCCGCCGGGGAAGGCATTTATGACCTCATTGCCGATGCCGTCACCACCCTCTGCCCCGGCTGTTACGTGATGGTCTCCCGCATCGAGGAGGAGAAGCGCCTTCTCTCGCTTCAGGCACTCGGCGGCAATCCGGAAGTGATCCAGAAGTTTCTTGGTGACCTTGGCATGGAGGGCCTGACCGCGGTCGTCAGTCTTCCGCAGGAACGCATCAACGCCCTGAAGAAGGAGACCGTGATCACGGTGCCCCCCAGTCTTGCAAGCGTTACCAATCATTTCATTCCCGCCGGGCTCTGCAAAAAATTCGACCGGGTGCTCGACATCGGGACCATTCGTATCATCTCCTTTGTCTGGAAAGGCAGACTGTACGGGGCCGCTCCCATCATCTGTCCGAGAGGGGCATGTCTCCCCGAACCGACCGTGCTCAAGGCCTTTGCCCGGATGGTTTCCGTCTCCCTTCAGCGTCTGGAGGCCGAATCGCAACTCATCCTGGCGGAGAAGAAGTACCGCACCCTGGCGGACCACGCGAGCGCGATCATCCTCCAGACCGACGAGAATCTCATCATACGCTACGCCAACCGCCATGCGGTCGAACGGCTCGGGTGGGGCGAGGAGGAGCTCGTCGGGAGCAGTTTTGCCGACCTCATCGCCTATGAAGAGAATGACGATACCGGTCGAAAGGAGCACCTGCAGCGGGCGATCCGTGAGGGAGAGAGGGATCTCGAAGGCGAGCAGTGCTTCACCAGTGCCGACGGGGATCGTATCTGTCTTGCATGGCGTGCCTCCCTCGGCTATGGGGATGATGGATCGTTTACCTGGCTGAGCTGGACCGCTCTCGATGTCACCGATGCCCGCCGTTCCGAGCGGGCCCTGCGTGAATCGCGTGAACAGCTCCGAATGGTGACCGACGGCAGTTTCGATGGGATCATCTCGAGTGACATCGGCGGGACGATCACCTACGCCTCACCCTCGTCGGAGCGTATCCTCGGCATTCCCATGACGAAGATCCTCGGGGCGAACTGCATCGCCCTCTTTCCCCCCGACCGGCAGGGAAGGGCGGAGCAGATATTCGCAAAGATCGTTGCGGGAGAGGTCTTCGAGGGGATTCGGTTTCCCTACAGACGTCCTGACGGCTCGGAAATCCTGGTCGAGCTGAACTCGGGCCCCATCTTTCGTGACGACAAATCCGTCGGCGCCATGGCGGTCGTCAGGGACATCTCTGCGATGGAGCGGGCGCAGAGGGCCGAACTCGAGGTGCAGTATACCACCTCTCTTCTCTCCGCCTCCCTCAGAAACACCCCCCTGGGGATGGCGCTCTTCCACCTGACAGCGGATGGCGTACAGGTTGCCGACTGGAACCACTCGATGGCGAAGATCCTCGGGTGGCAGCCGGAGGAGATCGTGGGAAAGATGCTCGGTGAGGTCATTCCGGTGCGGGTCGCCGACGCCATTTACGATGCCCTTGCAGAGATTGCCTGGTTCCAGCGTCCCGGTGTGGTCCGGTCACTGTGCGGTACCGCCACCGGTCAGAGGGTCAACCTCAACTGGTTCCACAACCCCTTTACCGATCCGCGTGATGGCGAGCAGTATGTGATGTCCCTCGCCGAGGACATGACCGAGGTCGAGCAGGCCCGCCGGGCTCTCGAGGATTCGGAGAAGCAGTACCGCCGGACGATCGACGCCCTCGCCGAATTGGTCTTTGTGGTCGACCGGGAACTGCGGGTCCGGGTCAGCAATCGTGCCTTTACCCGGTGGCTGGAAAATTTGGGACACAGGGGGGAGATCACCGGCCGGACGATCACGGATGTCCTTCCGTTCAGTACGACGAAGGAATGCACGAGAATCGAACAGGTCTTTGCCCTTGCCGAACCGCTCGATACGGTCGAAGAGGTCAGTCTCGGTGAGATCCACTGGATCATGGCGGTCAACCGGGTGCCGGTCATCAGAAACGGGACGGTGGTAGAGGTGGCGGTCCTGATGCGCGACATCACCGCGGTACATGAGCTTGAAATTCTAAAAAGAGAGGCATTCGAGCAGATCGAGCGGAACATGGAGCAGTTTGCCATCCTCAACGATCACATTAGAAATCCGCTGCAGGGGATTCTCGGCATATGCGAACTGGACGGAATCGAACATTATGACCTCATTTACAAGCATGTAAAAGAGATCGATGCGATCATCCGCCGTCTCGATATCGGGTACCTGGAATCCGAAAAAATCCGGGAATTTTTAAGAAAACATTATGGGATGCTGGATGCCTAA
- a CDS encoding DUF2703 domain-containing protein: MTENVPLVITWRRPESPMPPAVLCSDTGRPLTEAFAGITAMLEAQDVACRIVEEDGPMAILLDGIPFEEIVPIYVPKTCSLCGSCDGSEAECTGQRRYEGIPESVLRLAARRAAGL; this comes from the coding sequence ATGACTGAGAACGTCCCCCTTGTCATCACCTGGCGCCGCCCGGAGAGCCCCATGCCGCCTGCGGTGCTCTGTTCCGATACCGGCCGCCCCCTCACCGAGGCCTTTGCAGGCATCACCGCCATGCTCGAAGCACAGGACGTCGCCTGCCGGATCGTAGAGGAGGACGGCCCGATGGCCATCCTCCTGGACGGCATCCCCTTCGAGGAGATCGTCCCCATCTATGTCCCGAAGACCTGCAGCCTCTGCGGGTCCTGCGACGGGTCGGAGGCGGAATGCACGGGGCAGCGCCGCTATGAGGGCATCCCCGAATCGGTCCTCCGTCTTGCCGCCCGCCGTGCGGCGGGGCTGTAG
- a CDS encoding cation diffusion facilitator family transporter, with translation MDSSRVTRTLVVTLILNIIVAVLKGVTGFLTGSVGMIADAFHSLFDSVSNIVGLISIRFASLPPDRKHPYGHGKVETMGTLVVGGLLVFTSIEVVREALMRALEDTYLTITPVMVGVMVITILINIGVNRYERKVGVEENSEFLLADAKHTLSDVFVSFSVLGGFALVAAGFQLGDAAVAVLIGLLIAKMGIEVLRDAVLVLIDTSDVHIEEQVAGVVRRIPGVLGYHDFRCRGKASEMFCDLHIVVDPEITVRDAHRIGNAVRDGIKDDIEGMVDVVVHIDPARGTETKDNTASGETPDKEAK, from the coding sequence ATGGACAGCAGCAGAGTAACCCGGACCCTCGTCGTAACCCTCATTCTCAATATCATCGTCGCCGTCCTCAAGGGCGTGACGGGATTTTTGACGGGGTCCGTGGGCATGATCGCAGATGCCTTCCACTCGCTTTTTGATTCGGTCTCGAATATTGTCGGCCTCATATCCATACGCTTCGCCTCCCTCCCGCCGGACCGGAAACACCCGTACGGTCACGGGAAGGTGGAGACGATGGGGACGCTCGTCGTCGGGGGACTTCTTGTCTTCACCTCCATCGAGGTCGTCCGCGAGGCGCTCATGCGGGCACTGGAGGATACGTATCTTACGATCACCCCCGTGATGGTCGGGGTGATGGTGATAACGATTCTCATCAATATCGGCGTCAACCGGTACGAGCGCAAAGTTGGGGTCGAGGAGAACAGTGAGTTCCTCCTCGCCGATGCAAAGCACACGCTCTCGGATGTCTTCGTCTCCTTCTCGGTCCTTGGCGGATTCGCTCTCGTCGCGGCGGGCTTTCAGCTCGGGGATGCGGCGGTGGCGGTCCTCATCGGTCTCCTCATCGCAAAGATGGGTATCGAAGTGCTCAGGGACGCGGTGCTCGTCCTCATCGACACCTCGGATGTCCATATCGAGGAGCAGGTGGCCGGGGTCGTCCGCCGCATCCCCGGTGTCCTCGGGTATCATGACTTCCGGTGCCGGGGGAAGGCGAGCGAGATGTTCTGTGACCTGCATATCGTCGTCGACCCGGAGATCACCGTCAGGGATGCCCACAGGATTGGCAATGCGGTCAGGGACGGGATAAAGGATGATATCGAGGGAATGGTCGACGTCGTCGTCCACATCGACCCCGCGAGGGGTACTGAAACAAAGGATAATACCGCCTCCGGAGAAACCCCTGATAAAGAGGCGAAATGA